One Caulobacter segnis genomic window carries:
- a CDS encoding histidine-type phosphatase: MRLSARIALVAAALLSASSAWAAPVGDRLEKVVILSRHGVRAAMSTPERLGEASARPWPRFDVPPGHLTARGGQMITLMGDYYRQLYTSEGLLKAGDCGAAYYWANVTQRTIATAGAYAKGLTPGCANPVNTVGEGKDDPMFEPVKAGVVSPDKALAHAAVAGRAGGDLTAWSASHRQEVEQLDAFLMQCAKGPCPPAPGKRRALDAKPGFVEGEELVSLSGPEAFASGVTESLLMAWADGGDFAGLGWKGVDEDALTRTFFLHQAEFDLRLRTPYVAQALAGNITGRILDTLDAGEAPLGPSGAKLVVIAGHDGTLAVVGGLLRMEWTLPGYQPNQIQPGAALVFERWLRADGVRVIRARFTGQSLGQLRAATPLTLAAPPLSTPVFIPGCSTATPAFDCPVARLREVLAKR, encoded by the coding sequence ATGCGCCTGTCGGCCCGTATCGCCCTGGTCGCCGCCGCCCTGCTGTCGGCCTCGTCCGCCTGGGCCGCGCCTGTCGGCGATCGCCTGGAGAAGGTGGTCATCCTCAGCCGCCACGGCGTGCGCGCGGCGATGTCGACGCCCGAGCGGCTGGGCGAGGCCTCGGCCCGCCCATGGCCGCGCTTCGACGTCCCGCCGGGCCACCTGACCGCGCGCGGCGGCCAGATGATCACCCTGATGGGCGACTACTACCGCCAGCTCTACACGTCCGAGGGCCTGCTGAAGGCGGGCGACTGCGGCGCGGCCTACTACTGGGCCAACGTCACCCAGCGCACCATCGCCACGGCCGGCGCCTATGCCAAGGGGCTCACGCCCGGCTGCGCCAATCCCGTGAACACGGTGGGCGAAGGCAAGGACGATCCGATGTTCGAGCCGGTCAAGGCCGGCGTCGTTTCGCCCGACAAGGCCCTGGCCCACGCGGCCGTGGCCGGCCGGGCCGGCGGCGACCTGACCGCCTGGAGCGCCAGTCATCGTCAGGAAGTCGAACAGCTGGACGCCTTCCTGATGCAGTGCGCCAAGGGGCCGTGCCCGCCCGCGCCGGGCAAGCGCCGCGCCCTGGACGCCAAGCCCGGCTTCGTCGAGGGCGAGGAACTGGTCAGCCTGTCGGGGCCGGAAGCCTTCGCCTCGGGCGTCACCGAGAGCCTGCTGATGGCCTGGGCCGATGGCGGCGACTTCGCCGGCCTGGGCTGGAAGGGCGTCGACGAGGACGCCCTGACCCGGACCTTCTTCCTGCACCAGGCCGAGTTCGACCTGCGCCTGCGCACCCCCTATGTCGCCCAGGCGCTGGCCGGGAACATCACGGGCCGGATCCTCGACACCCTGGACGCGGGCGAGGCGCCCCTTGGCCCCTCCGGCGCCAAGCTGGTGGTGATCGCCGGCCATGACGGCACCCTGGCCGTGGTCGGCGGGCTGCTGCGGATGGAGTGGACCCTGCCGGGCTATCAGCCCAACCAGATCCAGCCGGGCGCGGCCCTGGTGTTCGAGCGCTGGCTGCGGGCCGACGGCGTCCGGGTGATCCGGGCGCGGTTCACCGGCCAGAGCCTCGGCCAGCTGCGCGCCGCCACGCCCCTGACCCTGGCGGCGCCGCCGCTATCGACGCCGGTGTTCATCCCCGGCTGCAGCACCGCCACGCCGGCCTTCGACTGCCCGGTCGCGCGCCTGCGCGAGGTGCTGGCCAAGCGCTGA